The sequence CCGGTTCGGTACGACGACGAGGGCACCCGCGTCCGGGAGCGGCTCACCGGTGACCTGCCGGGCCACTTCGGACAGGAACAGCGCCTTGCTCGCGACGAACGGGGAATCCCCGTACAGGGAGTGCATCCTCGCCCGTTGCTCGGCCGGCACTTCGTCGTGCTTGACCGGTACGCGCATGAGGTTCGCGTACGCCGCCCGGCCCAGGTTCTCGAGCCCCGCGCGTTCCACGTCGTCGTCGGTGAGGATCCGCACACTGGTGGGCCCGTCGAGGGCGTAGGCGAAGACGAGCCCGTCGGCCACCACACGCGCATAGCGCATGGCTTCGGCGAGTTGCGGGGTGAGCGAACCGGCGGGCAGCAGCCGGGCATGTACACCCTGCAGCAACTCCTCGGCGCTCTCGCCGCCCCTGCTGGCTTCCCGCAGGCGGGCGAAGTGAGCGGCAACCAGGTCGGGCCAGCGCTCCTGCGGCACGTCGCGGCACGCGTACGCCAGGTTGGCCAGGGGGTGGTCGTGGCCGTCGCGCGCGTAGGCAGCGGCGAGTGCCCGCAGATGTGACGCCTGCGCGGTCGTCAGCATCGGCAGACCGGAATCGGGAGTGTCCTCTGGTTTCACCCCTGCGACTCTACGAGGCGCACACGACGCCGTGACGCCGCGGTCCGTTCTCACCGGCCTGCGTCCGCAGCGTCGGCCGGCGACCCGGCTCAGTCGTGCTCCGGGCATAGGGCCGGTCCGGTTCCCCGCGACGGACCTGCCCTCCGATCCCGTAGAGCAGACGACGGATTCGACCAGGGAGGGGACCGCACAGTGACAGCACGCGCACTCAAGAGGGCAGTGAGGGGTGCCAGGGGCACGGCGATCGCGGCGGCGGCGATGGCCGTGCTGACGGCGTCGCAGGCACCGGGGGCGGTCTCGGCCGCGGAGCCCGCGCGGAAGGCGGCGCCCACCGGGCACGGCGCGAGCGCGTCCGGCGACACCCCGTACCGCACCGGCCTTCCCCCGCTGCGGACACGGAAAGACGGCCCGGCACCGGGAGCGACGGCCGGCGGCGCCCTGCCCGCGACCGTGTTCGCCGCGTACCGGCGTGCCGAGGAGGAGCTGGCGCGCAGCGCGCCCGGCTGCCGGCTGCGCTGGCAACTGCTGGCCGCCATCGGCCAGGTGGAGTCGGAGCAGGCATGGGGCGGCCGGGTGTCCCCGGACGGCACGACCATGACGCCCATCCTCGGCCCGCGGCTGACCGGCGGCGCCTTCGCGCTCGTGTGGGACACCGACGGCGGCGCGTACGACGGGGACGCGGTGTACGACCGCGCGGTCGGTCCGATGCAGTTCATCCCGTCCACCTGGGCCCGCTGGGGCGCGGACGGCAATGGCGACGGGCGAGCGGACCCGGACAACGTCTACGACGCGGCGCTCGCCGCCGGCCGTTACCTGTGCGCGGGCGGCCGGGACCTGTCGAACCCCGCCGGCCTGGACCGGGCGATCCTGGGCTACAACCACTCGGACGCCTATCTGCGCACCGTCAGGGCCTGGTACGCGTACTACCTGACCGGGCACCGCGTGGTGCCGGACGCGTCCGCCGGGTCCCGGTCGGACCGGCCGGGGCCGTCCCGCCCGAAGAGGCCGAAGCCCTCGCCGCCGCAGCCGTCGCACGACCGCAAGCCGGCCCCTGGTCCTTCGCGCACGCCGTCGAGACCTCCCGTCTCCCCCTCCCCCGGCCCGTCCCCTACGGCGGGTGCACCGACGGCGTCCGGGACGCCGCTGGTCCCCGTCCCCGGGCCGGCCCTCCCGCCGCCCGGCGGTGTGCTGCCGGGCGCAGGGCGGCTGACCACGGGCAACAGCTGGAACACGATGAGCGTCTCCCCCTCCACAACCGCGACTACTCGGCGGTAATGTCGCCACCCGCCGGAAGCACCGGACCGGCGGGTGAGTGCGAAGGGGCCCTCATGGCGACGGACATGCCTGCGAACACAGCGGCCGCCGACGAGCGTTGGCAGCGCATGTGGAGCCATCGCGAGCAGCTGCTCAAGGTGGCCCGGCGGCGCTCCATGAGCCAGGAGGACGCCGAGGACGCCGTGCACGAGGCGATGCTGCGGGCCGCGGAGCGCCCGGACCTCGATGACGAGCGGCTCGGCGCCTGGCTGACGACGGTGACGATGCGGCTGTGCGTCGACCGGTACCGGCAGGTCAACCGCGAGGCCGAGGTGGGCAGCCGCCCCACGCTCGTCGCGCCGGGCCCGGTACCCGTCGAGGAGGCGGTGTGCGACCGGGCCGAGGCCAAGTGGCTCGCCCTGCGCAGCGGTGAGCTGCCCGCCCGGCAGGCGGAGGCGCTCCGGCTGAAGTCCGAGGACCTGGACGTGAGCCAGGTCGCGGTGCGGATGGGGCTCAGCTACCGGACCGTCGAGTCGCTGCTCGCCCGGGCCCGGCGGACGCTGCGCGCCTCGCTGGCCGGGACGCTCGCCCTGGTCCTGTTCCTGCTCGGGCGCGGGCGGCTGCGCGGGGGCGGCAAGGCCCAGGCGGTCGCGGTGACCTCGACGGCGGCGACCCTGGCGGTGGCGGGGTTCGTGCTGCCGTACGCGCTCGGCACGGGCGGAGACCGGAACGGTGCGGCGCCACGGCCGGCCGTCTCCAGCGACGTAGGGGTCCGGCGCGGCGAGGCCACGGGCCCGGGGCGCGCCCTCATGACGCGCACCCCCTCGCCTCCGGCGCCCGGGGCCCGGGGCCGGACGCCCTCGCCCACCGGGGGCACGTCCCTGCGATTGCCGGTGCCCGTGCCGTCCCTGCCGGACGTGTCCGCCTCCCCGCTCCCTGAGCTGTCGGCGCCTCAGGTCCCGCGGGTGCCCGGCGTGCCGCGGGTGCCGGGCCTGCCGACGGGGCCGGCCGCCTCGTCGGTCCCGTCGCTCCCTGGGGCCTCGGCCGTACCGGCCGCCCCGCTCTCCGCCCCCGTCCCCGGCCCCGTCCGCGGCCCGAGGACGCCTTCGGGCACGCCGTCGCCGAAGCTGCCGTAACACGCGGTGCACCCGTCCGAAAAAAAA comes from Streptomyces sp. FXJ1.172 and encodes:
- a CDS encoding lytic transglycosylase domain-containing protein, translated to MTARALKRAVRGARGTAIAAAAMAVLTASQAPGAVSAAEPARKAAPTGHGASASGDTPYRTGLPPLRTRKDGPAPGATAGGALPATVFAAYRRAEEELARSAPGCRLRWQLLAAIGQVESEQAWGGRVSPDGTTMTPILGPRLTGGAFALVWDTDGGAYDGDAVYDRAVGPMQFIPSTWARWGADGNGDGRADPDNVYDAALAAGRYLCAGGRDLSNPAGLDRAILGYNHSDAYLRTVRAWYAYYLTGHRVVPDASAGSRSDRPGPSRPKRPKPSPPQPSHDRKPAPGPSRTPSRPPVSPSPGPSPTAGAPTASGTPLVPVPGPALPPPGGVLPGAGRLTTGNSWNTMSVSPSTTATTRR
- a CDS encoding RNA polymerase sigma factor, which produces MPANTAAADERWQRMWSHREQLLKVARRRSMSQEDAEDAVHEAMLRAAERPDLDDERLGAWLTTVTMRLCVDRYRQVNREAEVGSRPTLVAPGPVPVEEAVCDRAEAKWLALRSGELPARQAEALRLKSEDLDVSQVAVRMGLSYRTVESLLARARRTLRASLAGTLALVLFLLGRGRLRGGGKAQAVAVTSTAATLAVAGFVLPYALGTGGDRNGAAPRPAVSSDVGVRRGEATGPGRALMTRTPSPPAPGARGRTPSPTGGTSLRLPVPVPSLPDVSASPLPELSAPQVPRVPGVPRVPGLPTGPAASSVPSLPGASAVPAAPLSAPVPGPVRGPRTPSGTPSPKLP